The Nocardioides panzhihuensis genome has a segment encoding these proteins:
- a CDS encoding flavin-containing monooxygenase, whose amino-acid sequence MHVDVLIIGAGVSGIGAAAQLRERLPGRTLAILEQREASGGTWDLFRYPGIRSDSDMFTFAFKWRPWESAQALADGHQIRDYLRQTAKDYGVDKLIHYGHKVTGAAWSTEDKQWTVSVETADGPAEITAGFLWNCSGYYDYANGYQPEFAGLDDYEGTFVHPQHWPEELDYAGKKVVIIGSGATAVTLLPNLAGEGSDRAEKVTMLQRTPTYILSRPGQDAIASLLKTAPFKLLGKLPFKRVREKIGHETVRWENIALTVGTYQLARRAPGVVKKVIRDQWINGLTARGGRPGMSKTEAIAYVDKHFNPPYDPWDQRICFVPDGDMMKAIREGYAAVVTDRIKTFVPKGIEVESGETLEADIVISATGLNLRLFGGLDYTVDGEPINLPDQMAYKGLMITGIPNFAYTIGYTNASWTLKADLVTDYVIRLLDFMGENGYDVASVSRDPSVEERPFMDLASGYIQRSLDLMPKAGDRAPWAAKQNYLVDMKALGSPVADGVIRFA is encoded by the coding sequence ATGCATGTCGACGTACTGATCATCGGTGCCGGCGTCTCCGGCATCGGAGCGGCTGCGCAGCTCCGTGAGCGCCTCCCCGGCAGGACGCTCGCCATCCTGGAGCAGCGCGAGGCCAGTGGCGGCACCTGGGACCTCTTCCGCTACCCGGGCATCCGATCCGACTCCGACATGTTCACCTTCGCCTTCAAGTGGCGGCCGTGGGAGAGCGCGCAGGCCCTCGCCGACGGTCACCAGATCCGTGACTACCTGCGCCAGACGGCGAAGGACTACGGCGTCGACAAGCTGATCCACTACGGCCACAAGGTCACCGGTGCCGCCTGGAGCACCGAGGACAAGCAGTGGACGGTCTCGGTCGAGACCGCCGACGGCCCGGCCGAGATCACCGCCGGCTTCCTGTGGAACTGCTCGGGCTACTACGACTACGCCAACGGCTACCAGCCGGAGTTCGCCGGTCTCGACGACTACGAGGGCACCTTCGTGCACCCGCAGCACTGGCCCGAGGAGCTCGACTACGCGGGCAAGAAGGTCGTCATCATCGGCTCCGGCGCGACCGCCGTGACCCTCCTGCCCAACCTGGCGGGGGAGGGCAGCGACCGGGCCGAGAAGGTGACGATGCTGCAGCGCACGCCGACGTACATCCTCTCCCGCCCGGGTCAGGACGCGATCGCCTCGCTGCTGAAGACGGCGCCGTTCAAGCTGCTCGGCAAGCTCCCCTTCAAGCGCGTGCGCGAGAAGATCGGCCACGAGACCGTTCGCTGGGAGAACATCGCCCTCACCGTCGGCACCTACCAGCTGGCCCGCCGGGCCCCCGGGGTCGTCAAGAAGGTCATCCGCGACCAGTGGATCAACGGGCTCACCGCCCGCGGCGGCCGGCCCGGCATGAGCAAGACCGAGGCGATCGCGTACGTCGACAAGCACTTCAACCCGCCCTACGACCCCTGGGACCAGCGCATCTGCTTCGTCCCCGACGGCGACATGATGAAGGCGATCCGGGAGGGGTACGCCGCGGTGGTCACCGACCGGATCAAGACGTTCGTGCCGAAGGGCATCGAGGTCGAGTCGGGTGAGACGCTCGAGGCCGACATCGTCATCTCCGCGACCGGGCTCAACCTGCGACTCTTCGGCGGGCTCGACTACACCGTCGACGGCGAGCCGATCAACCTCCCCGACCAGATGGCCTACAAGGGCCTGATGATCACCGGGATCCCCAACTTCGCCTACACGATCGGCTACACCAACGCCTCGTGGACCTTGAAGGCCGATCTGGTCACCGACTACGTGATCCGACTGCTCGACTTCATGGGTGAGAACGGCTACGACGTCGCCTCCGTCTCCCGGGACCCGAGCGTCGAGGAGCGGCCGTTCATGGACCTCGCCTCCGGCTACATCCAGCGCTCGCTGGACCTGATGCCGAAGGCGGGAGACCGGGCGCCGTGGGCCGCGAAGCAGAACTACCTCGTCGACATGAAGGCGCTCGGCTCGCCGGTCGCGGACGGCGTGATCCGGTTCGCCTGA
- a CDS encoding serine/threonine-protein kinase: MGPYALTGRLGHGGMGVVYLGEDAAGMQAAVKAILPELTSDPGFRARFEREIEAAKKVESRFTARVLDADPGAEQPWMASEYVADPPLSKLVGSGQRLPEIDVRQLVAGVAEALAAVHATGLVHRDIKPGNILYGATDPCVIDMGIARSVDGTALTQTGKAVGTYGYQAPEQVQTGTFSSAVDIWALGLVAFVAATGRWPFSGEIGSMGHLLTGESPNLNLCPNYLRPLVAACLAEAPTSRPSAADILATNGDWTLLPAPVTSTVETFVGTPSRGFPAAAGVVRAPWSPGDTADLPTRAPTFAEPAQPSKRRWKVAVLAAAAAVLVSAGVAVAANTDLLPGREDAPKVGEVTPSAEPTAGQSSAPTTPVGGSVDTGTRPEVDETPEDEGAGSDGEIAPSNSVPSDDAAPSEAPEPSAPAPTEPTSEPVSPTPTAEPTETATPEPTEDPASDPTTPATS; encoded by the coding sequence ATGGGCCCGTACGCGCTCACCGGCCGTCTCGGACACGGTGGCATGGGCGTCGTCTATCTGGGCGAGGACGCGGCGGGCATGCAGGCGGCGGTGAAGGCGATCCTTCCCGAGCTGACCTCCGACCCGGGGTTCCGCGCGCGGTTCGAGCGGGAGATCGAGGCCGCCAAGAAGGTGGAGAGCCGGTTCACCGCGCGGGTTCTCGATGCCGACCCCGGTGCCGAGCAGCCCTGGATGGCGAGCGAGTACGTCGCCGACCCGCCGCTCAGCAAGCTGGTCGGGTCCGGCCAGCGACTGCCTGAGATCGACGTACGCCAGCTGGTCGCCGGGGTTGCCGAGGCTCTCGCCGCGGTGCACGCCACCGGCCTGGTCCACCGTGACATCAAGCCGGGAAACATCCTCTACGGCGCCACCGACCCGTGCGTGATCGACATGGGCATCGCCCGCTCGGTCGACGGCACCGCGCTGACCCAGACCGGCAAGGCGGTCGGCACCTACGGCTACCAGGCGCCCGAGCAGGTCCAGACCGGCACCTTCTCCAGCGCAGTCGACATCTGGGCGCTGGGTCTGGTCGCGTTCGTCGCTGCCACCGGGCGCTGGCCGTTCAGCGGCGAGATCGGCTCGATGGGACACCTCCTCACAGGTGAGTCCCCCAACCTGAACCTCTGCCCGAACTACCTGCGCCCCTTGGTCGCGGCCTGCCTGGCCGAGGCGCCGACCTCCCGCCCCTCCGCGGCTGACATCCTCGCCACCAACGGCGACTGGACTCTACTGCCCGCCCCGGTCACCTCGACGGTGGAGACCTTCGTCGGCACGCCGTCCCGGGGATTCCCCGCGGCTGCCGGGGTCGTTCGCGCACCGTGGTCCCCGGGCGACACCGCCGATCTTCCCACTCGGGCGCCCACGTTCGCTGAGCCTGCCCAGCCGTCGAAGCGACGCTGGAAGGTCGCCGTCCTGGCCGCTGCGGCAGCGGTCCTGGTCTCGGCAGGCGTGGCCGTCGCTGCCAACACCGATCTGCTGCCCGGCCGGGAGGACGCGCCGAAGGTCGGTGAGGTGACCCCTTCGGCGGAGCCGACCGCCGGCCAGAGCAGCGCGCCGACAACGCCTGTCGGCGGCTCCGTGGACACCGGGACGAGGCCCGAGGTCGACGAGACGCCTGAGGACGAGGGTGCCGGGAGCGATGGCGAGATCGCCCCCAGCAACAGCGTGCCCAGCGACGACGCGGCTCCGTCCGAGGCGCCGGAGCCGAGCGCTCCCGCCCCCACCGAGCCGACCAGCGAGCCGGTCAGCCCGACACCGACCGCCGAGCCGACCGAGACCGCGACGCCTGAGCCGACCGAGGACCCTGCCTCGGACCCGACGACGCCCGCGACGTCCTGA
- a CDS encoding amino acid ABC transporter ATP-binding protein → MTELTTESTTGLVASPLLEAKGLRKAYRGRVVLDDLDLSVAEHDVVCLIGASGSGKSTLLRCLNLLETIDDGIITFDGREISDPLVDPRSVRREVGMVFQAYNLFPHLSVLDNCTLAQVRVHGVPPDEAADRARSLLTRFGLGDKADAHPDALSGGQQQRVALVRAMCTRPRLLLLDEITAALDPELVGEVLEIVRAEAEAGTTLVLATHEMSFAREIATKVCFLDGGRVLEQGPPERLFGDPVEERTRAFLARVRS, encoded by the coding sequence ATGACCGAGCTGACGACCGAGTCGACGACCGGGCTGGTGGCGTCGCCGCTGCTGGAGGCCAAGGGACTACGGAAGGCCTACCGGGGCCGGGTCGTGCTCGACGATCTGGACCTGTCCGTCGCGGAGCACGACGTGGTCTGCCTGATCGGTGCGTCGGGCTCGGGCAAGTCGACCCTGCTGCGCTGCCTGAACCTGCTCGAGACGATCGACGACGGGATCATCACCTTCGACGGCCGGGAGATCTCCGACCCGCTCGTGGACCCGCGCTCGGTCCGTCGCGAGGTCGGGATGGTCTTCCAGGCCTACAACCTCTTCCCGCATCTGTCGGTGCTCGACAACTGCACGCTGGCGCAGGTGCGGGTGCACGGTGTGCCGCCGGACGAGGCGGCCGATCGCGCGCGGTCGCTGCTGACCCGTTTCGGTCTCGGCGACAAGGCGGACGCTCATCCCGACGCGCTCTCCGGCGGTCAGCAGCAACGGGTCGCGCTGGTGCGGGCGATGTGCACGCGGCCGCGGTTGCTGCTCCTCGACGAGATCACCGCCGCGCTGGACCCGGAGCTGGTCGGCGAGGTGCTGGAGATCGTCCGGGCCGAGGCCGAGGCCGGGACGACCCTCGTGCTCGCCACCCACGAGATGTCCTTCGCCCGTGAGATCGCCACCAAGGTCTGCTTCCTCGACGGCGGGCGGGTGCTGGAGCAGGGTCCGCCGGAGCGGCTCTTCGGGGACCCCGTCGAGGAGCGCACCCGCGCTTTCCTCGCGCGTGTCCGCTCCTGA
- a CDS encoding peptidoglycan-binding protein, which translates to MRISRPRLRAYVATVGLLLAALPIGLAATPSQAASTGSCNTVSTRTLGLSAYPHDHGRIPLNGGSWDCWMGNGHGTTDGQKSAVKALQRNILTCYSSSTAAERIRDSGGDDGLYRSGMVSAMKAFQRYQLGFTGSDVDGVYGVKTRKAMRWAHHSARGVILVYPNGYLCTNPNRF; encoded by the coding sequence ATGCGCATCAGCAGACCCAGGCTCCGTGCTTACGTGGCCACAGTCGGGCTTCTCCTTGCGGCGCTGCCGATCGGCCTGGCCGCCACCCCTTCGCAAGCCGCCTCCACAGGCAGCTGCAACACGGTGTCGACGAGAACTCTTGGCCTTTCGGCGTACCCCCACGACCACGGAAGGATCCCGCTCAACGGCGGCAGCTGGGACTGCTGGATGGGCAACGGGCATGGCACGACCGACGGCCAGAAGAGCGCAGTCAAGGCCCTCCAGAGAAACATTCTGACGTGCTATTCGAGCTCGACAGCTGCCGAACGTATCCGGGACAGCGGAGGTGACGACGGGCTGTACCGCTCGGGCATGGTGAGCGCGATGAAGGCCTTTCAGCGGTACCAGCTCGGCTTCACGGGCAGCGATGTGGACGGTGTCTACGGCGTCAAGACCCGGAAGGCGATGCGGTGGGCTCACCACTCTGCGAGGGGCGTGATCCTCGTCTACCCGAACGGGTACCTCTGCACGAATCCCAACCGGTTCTGA
- a CDS encoding CaiB/BaiF CoA transferase family protein, translating into MTESTEKSTVTLGQGTGPLRGVKVVELAGIGPGPHACTLLADMGADVIRVDRPGGNLLGGGAGDLLTRGRPSIALDLKNPDAVETVLHLVETADVLIEGLRPGVTDRLGLGPETCLERNPRLVYGRMTGWGQDGPLAQSAGHDLTYIATTGVLNGLGQDRARPHFPLNLLGDFGGGSTYLVMGILAALVEAKTTGQGQVVDAAIVDGTAHLATMISGMLASGSWHEQRQSNLLDGAMPFYALYDTSDGRQVAVGALEGKFFAEMVTRLGLDGVCPGQYEMERYDEMRDLFTKTFASKTMAEWAEMFEGTDACVAPVLTPSEAASHPHLQARQTYVTHHGVTQPAPAPRFSRTTSTLAAGPAASAGQHTREALAAWGVTDVDALIEKGAAFQD; encoded by the coding sequence ATGACTGAGTCGACGGAGAAATCCACAGTGACATTGGGCCAGGGCACCGGTCCCCTCCGCGGGGTCAAGGTCGTCGAGCTGGCCGGGATCGGGCCGGGGCCGCACGCCTGCACGCTCCTCGCGGACATGGGCGCGGACGTGATCCGGGTCGATCGCCCGGGCGGCAACCTGCTCGGAGGCGGTGCCGGCGACCTGCTCACCCGGGGCCGTCCGAGCATCGCGCTGGACCTCAAGAACCCGGACGCCGTCGAGACCGTCCTGCACCTGGTGGAGACGGCCGACGTGCTCATCGAAGGGCTGCGCCCCGGGGTCACCGACCGGCTGGGGCTGGGGCCCGAGACCTGTCTGGAGCGCAACCCGCGGCTGGTCTACGGCCGGATGACCGGCTGGGGTCAGGACGGGCCCCTGGCCCAGTCGGCCGGTCACGACCTCACCTACATCGCCACCACCGGTGTGCTCAACGGGCTCGGTCAGGACCGGGCTCGTCCGCACTTCCCGCTCAACCTGCTCGGTGACTTCGGCGGCGGATCCACCTACCTGGTCATGGGCATCCTCGCCGCGCTCGTCGAGGCCAAGACCACCGGCCAGGGCCAGGTCGTGGATGCCGCGATCGTGGATGGCACCGCTCACCTCGCCACGATGATCTCCGGCATGCTCGCCTCCGGTTCCTGGCACGAGCAGCGGCAGAGCAACCTGCTCGACGGGGCGATGCCGTTCTACGCCCTCTACGACACCTCCGACGGCCGCCAGGTCGCGGTCGGTGCGCTCGAGGGCAAGTTCTTCGCCGAGATGGTGACCCGGCTCGGACTCGACGGAGTCTGTCCGGGGCAGTACGAGATGGAGCGCTACGACGAGATGCGCGACCTCTTCACCAAGACCTTCGCGTCGAAGACGATGGCCGAGTGGGCCGAGATGTTCGAGGGAACCGATGCCTGCGTCGCCCCCGTCCTCACCCCCTCCGAAGCCGCTTCGCACCCGCATCTGCAGGCCCGACAGACGTACGTCACCCACCACGGTGTCACCCAGCCGGCTCCCGCCCCGCGGTTCAGCCGCACCACCTCCACCCTGGCTGCTGGGCCGGCCGCCAGCGCCGGCCAGCACACCCGCGAGGCCCTCGCCGCCTGGGGCGTCACCGACGTCGACGCACTGATCGAGAAGGGCGCCGCGTTCCAGGACTGA
- a CDS encoding glyceraldehyde-3-phosphate dehydrogenase, which yields MSNTDETFNDWQHREELAETMIPIIGKLYREKDVTILVHSRSLVSKSDISILKAHRFARQIEGEELSVIETFPLLQAVAKLDLGPSKIDLGLLAVQYAEDERGLSPDEFVAEKLAGATGGNKLERNGGQDVVLYGFGRIGRLVARLLVEKAGSRHGLRLKAVVVRKGGEDDLIKRASLLRRDSIHGQFAGTITVDEKNGVIIANGNPIQFIYSNDPTTVDYTAYGIKDAILIDNTGRWRDREGLSQHLRPGVKKVLLTAPGKGDVPNIVHGVNHQTLSDDESVISCASCTTNAIVPPLKLMEDRFGIVRGHVETVHSFTNDQNLLDNYHKADRRGRSAPLNLVLTETGAASAVAKALPDLKAKITGNSIRVPTPDVSIAILSLSLKSETSKEEVVDYLREASLTGDLRRQVDFTTARDAVSSDFIGSRAASIVDGNATIVDGDSAILYVWYDNEFGYSCQVVRTVQSISGVEYPTFPVLGA from the coding sequence GTGAGCAACACCGACGAGACCTTCAACGACTGGCAGCACCGCGAGGAGCTCGCGGAGACGATGATCCCGATCATCGGCAAGCTCTACCGCGAGAAGGATGTCACCATCCTGGTCCACAGCCGGTCGCTGGTGAGCAAGTCCGACATCTCGATCCTCAAGGCGCACCGCTTCGCGCGCCAGATCGAGGGCGAGGAGCTCTCCGTCATCGAGACGTTCCCGCTCCTCCAGGCCGTCGCCAAGCTCGACCTGGGGCCGTCGAAGATCGATCTCGGCCTGCTCGCCGTTCAGTACGCCGAGGACGAGCGCGGCCTCTCCCCCGACGAGTTCGTCGCCGAGAAGCTGGCGGGCGCCACGGGTGGGAACAAGCTCGAGCGCAACGGCGGCCAGGACGTCGTGCTCTACGGCTTCGGCCGCATCGGCCGCCTCGTGGCCCGCCTGCTCGTCGAGAAGGCCGGTTCGCGTCACGGCCTGCGCCTGAAGGCCGTCGTGGTCCGCAAGGGCGGCGAGGACGACCTCATCAAGCGCGCCTCGCTGCTGCGCCGCGACTCGATCCACGGTCAGTTCGCCGGGACGATCACCGTGGACGAGAAGAACGGCGTGATCATCGCCAACGGCAACCCGATCCAGTTCATCTACTCCAACGACCCCACGACGGTCGACTACACGGCGTACGGCATCAAGGACGCCATCCTCATCGACAACACCGGCAGGTGGCGTGACCGCGAGGGCCTCTCCCAGCACCTGCGTCCGGGCGTCAAGAAGGTGCTGCTGACCGCGCCGGGCAAGGGCGACGTCCCCAACATCGTCCACGGCGTCAACCACCAGACCCTCAGTGACGACGAGTCCGTGATCTCGTGCGCATCCTGCACGACCAACGCCATCGTCCCGCCGCTGAAGCTGATGGAGGACCGCTTCGGCATCGTGCGCGGTCACGTCGAGACGGTGCACTCGTTCACCAACGACCAGAACCTGCTCGACAACTACCACAAGGCCGACCGCCGTGGTCGCTCCGCACCGCTCAACCTGGTCCTGACCGAGACCGGCGCCGCCTCCGCTGTCGCCAAGGCGCTCCCGGACCTGAAGGCGAAGATCACCGGCAACTCGATCCGCGTCCCCACCCCGGACGTCTCGATCGCGATCCTGTCGCTCTCGCTCAAGAGCGAGACCTCCAAGGAAGAGGTCGTCGACTACCTTCGCGAGGCGTCGCTCACCGGTGACCTCCGTCGCCAGGTGGACTTCACCACCGCCCGCGACGCGGTCTCCTCCGACTTCATCGGCTCCCGCGCCGCCTCGATCGTCGACGGCAACGCGACCATCGTCGACGGCGACTCCGCGATCCTCTACGTCTGGTACGACAACGAGTTCGGCTACTCCTGCCAGGTCGTCCGCACCGTGCAGTCGATCTCGGGTGTCGAGTACCCGACGTTCCCGGTGCTTGGCGCCTGA
- a CDS encoding TetR/AcrR family transcriptional regulator, producing MDGRAVRWKRHNDDRRKRIVDAAIGLIETDGVNVSLQAIGQAAGLSRSVVYRHFADRRELDLAIQADILDGLWAKLFPAMELTGSIRQIISRTVGAYVNWALEHPLLHQVADVDTAPNGTGPLQQGLDRIAERIKELILAAFELAGVEVSEVDKKAVDPLIYGLIGMVFGAVRRWVHLGEGIPDAEHLTAVVTEAVLAMIDTRTVAYGLSIDHDQPLEEIFA from the coding sequence ATGGATGGCAGGGCAGTTCGCTGGAAGCGTCACAACGATGACCGACGAAAGCGCATCGTCGATGCCGCGATCGGTCTGATCGAGACCGACGGTGTCAACGTGAGTCTGCAGGCGATCGGTCAGGCAGCCGGGCTCTCCCGCTCCGTGGTCTACCGTCACTTCGCCGACCGGCGCGAGCTCGACCTCGCCATCCAGGCCGACATCCTCGACGGACTGTGGGCCAAGCTCTTCCCGGCGATGGAGCTGACCGGATCGATCCGCCAGATCATCTCGCGCACCGTCGGGGCGTACGTCAACTGGGCGCTCGAGCACCCGCTCCTGCACCAGGTGGCCGATGTCGACACCGCGCCGAACGGCACCGGCCCGCTGCAGCAGGGCCTCGACCGGATCGCGGAGCGGATCAAGGAGCTGATCCTGGCTGCGTTCGAGCTGGCCGGCGTGGAGGTCTCCGAGGTCGACAAGAAGGCCGTCGACCCGCTCATCTACGGCCTGATCGGGATGGTCTTCGGAGCCGTACGCCGCTGGGTGCACCTCGGTGAAGGCATCCCCGACGCCGAGCACCTGACCGCCGTCGTCACCGAGGCGGTGCTGGCCATGATCGACACCCGCACGGTGGCGTACGGACTCTCGATCGACCACGACCAGCCCCTCGAGGAGATCTTCGCCTGA
- a CDS encoding LysR family transcriptional regulator, with the protein MLDVRRLRLLAELAARGTLAEVAEALHQSPSSVSQQLGQLEREVGVPLLRKAGRRVQLTAAAEVLVEHTTEILARLEAAEAAVTSLGDDTAGTVRVAVFQSVALAYMPQALADLTRRHPRLRVMLSQRAPEQALHDLALRELDLVVAEHYPDHGAPHFDGLDRQPLTTDRLRLAVPPAGSGEIWDGIASLTDASRVPWAMEPPGTASRHWIEEQCRRAGFEPEVRYETDDVEAHVALVESGNAVALLSDLMRVRHRTAVRLIELPGSPRRTVFTATRTAIADSPGIIACRSALARVVPPDLTLPD; encoded by the coding sequence ATGCTCGACGTCCGCCGTCTCCGACTGCTCGCCGAGCTCGCCGCGCGCGGGACCCTCGCCGAGGTCGCCGAGGCTCTCCATCAGAGCCCGTCCTCGGTCTCCCAGCAGCTCGGCCAGCTCGAGCGCGAGGTCGGGGTGCCGCTGCTCCGCAAGGCCGGGCGGCGGGTCCAGCTCACCGCCGCGGCCGAGGTGCTCGTCGAGCACACGACCGAGATCCTGGCCCGGCTCGAGGCGGCCGAGGCCGCGGTCACCTCGCTCGGTGACGACACCGCCGGGACGGTGCGGGTCGCCGTCTTCCAGTCCGTGGCCCTCGCCTACATGCCTCAGGCCCTCGCCGACCTGACCAGACGTCATCCGCGGCTGCGGGTCATGCTGTCCCAGCGCGCGCCCGAGCAGGCCCTCCACGACCTCGCCCTGCGCGAGCTCGATCTGGTGGTCGCCGAGCACTATCCCGACCACGGCGCACCCCACTTCGACGGTCTCGACCGGCAGCCCCTCACCACCGACCGGCTCAGGCTCGCCGTCCCGCCGGCCGGCTCCGGAGAGATCTGGGACGGCATCGCCTCTCTCACCGACGCCAGCCGGGTCCCGTGGGCGATGGAGCCGCCGGGCACCGCCTCCCGGCACTGGATCGAGGAGCAGTGTCGCCGGGCCGGCTTCGAGCCGGAGGTCCGCTACGAGACCGACGACGTCGAGGCCCACGTCGCGCTGGTGGAGTCCGGCAACGCCGTCGCCCTGCTCTCCGACCTGATGCGGGTGCGCCACCGGACGGCGGTGCGGCTCATCGAGCTGCCGGGGTCGCCGCGGCGTACGGTCTTCACCGCCACTCGCACCGCCATCGCCGACTCGCCGGGGATCATCGCCTGCCGTTCCGCGCTGGCTCGCGTGGTGCCACCGGACCTGACGCTGCCCGACTGA